A portion of the Oncorhynchus gorbuscha isolate QuinsamMale2020 ecotype Even-year linkage group LG07, OgorEven_v1.0, whole genome shotgun sequence genome contains these proteins:
- the LOC124039216 gene encoding histone H1.0-B-like codes for MAETVAAPAPKAKKAKAPKKAASHPKYSDMIMAAVQADKSRGGASRQSVQKYIKSHYKVGDNADSQIKLSLKRMVSGGVLRHTKGIGASGSFKLAKAEDTKKAPKAKAVVKPKKSPVKVAKPKKVAKPKKVAKSPAKAKKAKVSVKKVKKSPKKAAPKPKKVVKKAKVAKPARAAKPKKAKAAKPKPKAAAKKATKKK; via the coding sequence ATGGCAGAGACGGTGGCAGCTCCAGCCCCAAAAGCTAAAAAGGCGAAGGCACCCAAGAAAGCTGCTTCACACCCGAAATACTCGGATATGATTATGGCGGCCGTCCAGGCAGACAAAAGCCGTGGAGGTGCGTCCAGACAATCTGTCCAGAAGTACATCAAGAGCCACTACAAGGTGGGAGACAATGCCGATTCCCAGATTAAGCTGTCTCTGAAGAGGATGGTGAGTGGCGGGGTCCTGCGCCACACCAAAGGCATCGGCGCATCAGGCTCCTTCAAACTGGCTAAAGCAGAGGACACCAAAAAGGCGCCTAAAGCTAAAGCCGTTGTGAAACCAAAGAAGTCGCCTGTGAAAGTCGCCAAGCCCAAGAAGGTAGCAAAGCCCAAGAAGGTGGCCAAATCACCAGCAAAAGCCAAGAAAGCGAAAGTGTCAGTAAAGAAAGTGAAAAAGTCCCCGAAGAAAGCGGCACCAAAGCCCAAGAAAGTCGTAAAGAAAGCCAAGGTGGCAAAGCCAGCCAGGGCAGCCAAGCCCAAGAAGGCCAAAGCTGCAAAACCCAAACCCAAGGCAGCAGCAAAGAAAGCCACAAAGAAAAAGTAA